The Parambassis ranga chromosome 13, fParRan2.1, whole genome shotgun sequence genome contains the following window.
CTGTGACGTCAGACTGCTCACAGCATCAGCGTCACTGAGTTGGTGGAACTTGCACTAAAACCTAAACGAGGCTCCGCGCGCGGCTCTGAACGGGTCTGACGGAACCTCCAGTGTGGACACACTTTCAGACACAGGagcaacaaaagcaacaaaacagtcacacaacacagatacacagagcaGCGGAGAGCgcagctccaccaccacctccaccaccagctccaccagcagctccaccacctccaccaccagctccaccacctccaccagcagctccacctccagctccaccagcagctccaccagctccaccacctccaccagttccaccacctccaccaccagctccaccaccaccacctccaccagcagctccaccagcagctccaccaccagctccaccagcagctccaccagctccaccacACAGACCTTTTAAAGTAAACACCAGAGACTCACATTGGCGGCAGGTCCGCGCGGGGTCTGTCCGCTCAGGGTGAACCAGTCCGGGGGACGGGGGCGGGGCAGGAGGACGAAGAGAGCCGACGGGTCCGTGTctctgtgagagtgtgtgtgacagggtcCTGCTGCGGACTCACACACCGCAGCAGCACCCGGAGCAGCGGGGCTCTGATGATTCACGGCTCCGTGTCAGGGCTCGATCACGGCTGTAAATCTCGGGCTCCGGTCCCCGGTGGTCCGGGAAGTCTTCCAGACTGAGCGACGGGGGCTGCCCCGGTAGTTAACGATCCCGGATCAACACCACGCGCTAATTAACTAATCAAAGGCACCGAAGTGGGCGATTAGCCGACACCTGAACCGGACCGTCAGCTGCTGACAGCTGGACTGAAGTCCGCCAACTTCCGCTTTATAAAGTGCGTCAAAAGCGCAAAGAAGCGCCGCCGGAGCCGCGAGGAGCCGTTACTGTGTTTACATGGAGGAAGTACAGGCAGATCCGGTCcacgctcctcctcctcctcctccggttGCGACATCGATCAGTGTGATTTCATAACTTACAAAGACACGAGGCCTCCAATCAGTGACTGATCACTGAGttaacaggaggaggaggaggaggaggaggaggaggaagaaggatgaAAAGTCTGATCAGGTCATAATCAATAATCCAGAAAATCAATACAAATCTGAAGGAAAATCAGCTGCTgagtaatctgattacatttatttttcagttccagacacacacagctccttcaTGGGGGGAGGTCGCCCTCTGGTGGAGACagtctgaaaacacaacagcgaGCAGGGAGCCAGGTGTCCTGGTGTTTCCACAGATGTGACGtattgatgaggacagacacacacaggctggacaACAGGAAGTCTTattgaacacaaacacaagcagagctGATGTCCTCTGtgcctttcacaataaaagcctctgtaaacacacacacaggaatgaaTGCTGGATTCCTGCTGCCCAGCATCGCCACTTGATGGCGCCCTGCAGCAGTCTGTGGACCAGACCCCCTGTGTGCGTCCACAGTCACACAGCCGCCTGTCACAGGTCACATGTCAGCAGATCTGATGCAGTCCTGATTGAAGACTCCGTCCACAGGTCAGGTCTGTCCATTCCAGACATCTTTACTCATCTGAGACCCTGTCCTCACAGTGTTTGAGTCCTGTCCTACAGCACTGACCTCTGATCCCCTCTGACATCAAGTATCACTTGTTTCTTCATCAGGATGTCTCCCTTCTTGCTGTAGacggtgcaggtgtaggtgtTGGTGTCTTCATCTGTGGGGTatttcagggtcagactgaggtctccagttctcagcaggtcttcattcatctttgttctgttACTGTAAAACTCGTGCTGGTCTTCAGGTCGGTCAGAGCCGTTCTCATACACGTGGACTAtccatttgtctttgtctgtccaCTCCACTTTAGTGTCTACAGGCAGGTGAGCTGTGGTTTTGCAGGGCAGCTGGACAGACGTCACCCCAGAGGCCACCTCCACCTTGTAgactgagagacaacaaagaccATCACGAGCTGTACATGTCCTGATGTGTGTGGACAATGATGTGAACCGAGACATCCTGTCCCTGATTCATGGACGTAATGAGACATCAGTAAAATATCAGTCAGTCATCAGCCAGAGACAGAGCAGTCAGACAGCTCACACCGCTGTCCCGCTGTCTGAAGGACTGATGACTGAGTCTGAGCCAGCTGCAACTAAACCTGAAGCCTTCAGCTTCTGGAAGACGTCTGTCCCCTCGGCAGTCCAGGAGCCTCCATACATGCTGCATTATGGGTAGTGTAGGATTAAAGGGACTCACCTGACATGAAATAGTGCCGGAAATGAAACAAGAGACCTCCAGAGACAGCCAGGACCAggaggaccagcagactgagcagAACTATGGCCCAGGTTGGAAATCTTTCTGTGGAGGAACACAAAGAACagcatgacctctgacctctgacctggatCTACAGCAGGTGTTGTGGTGtgttgctgacctttgacctgcagctgTACGTCTCCCACTCTCCTCTGTCCCATCCTTGGGTCTCTGACGGTGCAGGTGTAGCTGCCGCTGTCAGACAGTTGGAGGTTGGTCAGGTTCAGGGTCAGGTCTCCAGAATCCAGAGCGTCAGCGATCATGGACGTTCGTCCCCTGTAAGCCTGGTTCTGCTCCGTCAGCTCGTCTCCTTCCAGCTGACGCTGGTGGACGGTTGAAGGACGGAGGTCTTCACGGCTCCACACCACTGTGGGGTCGTCCAGGTCAAAAGTGTAAAAGTCACAGGGCAGCAGGACAGAGTCCCCCTCATACAGCTCCACAGCTGAGACATGCTGGGaccctgtgaggacacagagacagagagacggtcCATCTGAGCAGCTGACCTCATGTGTCCTTACTGGTCTGCCCtcaggtgagacagacagattgtTTAAAGTGCAGCTCAGCTCTGATCTTTACTTGAACACGTGGATGAACTGCAGTGTGCGATGCAAGACACGACGAGTGCTTTACATCCTGATGTAGTGCTGAACCCTGACGCCTGCTCGTTTCCTGCTTACATGACTCtttactcttcttcttctcttgtccATATGAGCTCACATCATGGGTTTGTATCGTCGATACAGGTTAGATGGAGACGGGTAGCTTCATCAGCGCTGTCACTGCAGCTTTCATGTGCCGACATCAGTAGAGGCCAACACACCTGAACTTCCTGATTTTTCTTGTCACATGACTAAATTAACAAATCAGGAGCTAGCAGGGGCTGACTGAGTGACCTTCAAaccagcagaaaataaacataaaagtatGTAAATAATGAATGTCCAggtggacaggtggacagagtccaggtggacaggtggacagagcccaggtggacaggtggacagagtcGACAGAGTCCAggtggacaggtggacagagccCAGGTGGACAGTGCCCAGGTGGACCGAGTCCAggtggacaggtggacagagcccaggtggacaggtggacagagcccaggtggacaggtggacagagtcGACAGAGTCCAggtggacaggtggacagagtcGACAGAGTCCAGGTGGACAGAGCCCAGGTGGACAGAGCCCAGGTGGACCTGCAAGGActgacacaggtgaacacactcagggcggggcaggtaatcaaccaggagggacaaaaccaggaagtaaagcaGACAAGGATACACAAGGAGGAAagaaccttcaaaataaaacaggaaagagAAGCAAAATAAGTCAGACATACAACAGAAGCTGATGAACAGAACTGAAAGAGTCCACGGATCAGGACACAAACATTCAGACTGTGCTGCTCATCATGTTAGAatcacaacagaaacatttctgcCATGTGAGCACAGACAGCATGAAGGACACAGACATCAGAAGCAGGACAGATTATCATCAGGAAATAAACTTTAATCTGCTCATGGTCCAAACGAGGTCCAAGAGTCACATTTACAGCCACACTCAGCAAAGCCTGCAGTCTGAGTGAGCATCAGGACATGAAGGTCTGTGCTAACAGGGACTGACTGAGGCCAGAGCCGCTGAAGGACTGGGACTGAGTCCACTCCAGTCCTCCCAGTCTGAATGTTCAGCTTGAACAGAGAATGTAAAGTGAGGCCGTGTGGTCCACATGAAGAGGTCCTGACCAGACTGAGACAGGAAGAAGCCGTGAGGCTGAGGAAGCTCCTCTTACCCTGCAGGAggatcacacacagcaccaaCACCTTCATCTTCAGCAGCTCCGACCCAACCTGACCGTCAGCTCCACATACAGGAAGGATCAGGCCGAGCTCCGTCCAATCACAGCACAGGAGGACCCACACAACCTGAaagcacagcagagacactATGAGGGACCTGAagggaccaatcagagctctgcACAGTGTCAACGTCATCCAGAGATGAAGGACAGAAAATCTGAGAGCTGCTCAGAGACGCTTCAAAGCAGCAGAGACACTGTTAAAGGTTCAGATGGACCCTCAGGACACAGAGGACTAAAGTCCAACATGTGACTGCAGGGACAGCAAACAGTGAGCTGATGTGGACAACCTGTGACAACAAAAAGGACgcctgagacagacagacactgagagacttcaaaggacagacagacactgacagagacctcagaggacagacagacactgagacttcagaggacagacagacactgacagtcttcagaggacagacagacactgacagacttcagaggacagacactgacagtcttcagaggacagacagacactgacagagacctcagaagacagacagacactgacagacttcagaggacagacactgacagacttcagagaacaaacagacactgacagtcttcagaggacagacactgacagtcttcagaggacagacagacaccgacagtcttcagaggacagacactgacagtcttcagaggacagacagacactgacagacaccgacagtcttcagaggacagacagacactgacagtcttcagaggacagacagacactgacagtcttcagaggacagacagacactgacagtcttcagaggacagacactgacagtcttcagaggacattcagaggacagacagacaccgaCAGTCttcggacagacagacactgacagtcttcagaggacagacagacactgacagtcttcagaggacagttCAATCAGAGCTCTGTCAGCAGATGGAGCTCAAACTGCAGACGTCTTTCATTCACTCACACAAcatgtctgctccacctttacTCCTCTCTGTCCACACCTGTTACCTTCACCAGGATCCAGATCCTCACAGAGACGTCATAGTGTCCTCACTGAGTTGTTAGATTGTCCAAATAGTGTCCTCCCAGAGTCCACAGTGTCCTCACTCACTCAGAGTCGCTCTGATGAGGAAGTTCACCTGAAACCTGTTATCTCACCTGGAACGCACACAAACCAGTCTGAGACACACCTTtatcaggaaacacacacacacagacacacacactgtgaagcaGCAGTCAGATCATATTAAGGGTTAAACAGATCAAAGTGTAAAAGGGCttccaggtcagaggtcagatgtgTCCTCACAGTGAGAAGGTTTCTGGTTAAAATCCAGCTCTGTTTGCTTCATGTggactttaaatgtgtgtgtttaaagtgcaGCAGAGGCCATGTGTGCTCAGtgggcgccctctgctggattTTTGGACACACTGCAGTGAATGATGCTGTCTgagattttcacaataaaagcctgaaTATTTCCTcaggattgttttgttttcatcgtTTGCTTCCTGGTTTCACACAATaatgaacatgtgacacaacaATCCACTGATCAGTgcagatcatcactgtcacatgtATTGATGACCTCACTGATCATTAGCTTTGATCCTGGTACAATAGTGGTGCCTTCACTTACCTCCTCATCAGCTGAGCTGCATTCAGGGTCA
Protein-coding sequences here:
- the LOC114444919 gene encoding myelin-oligodendrocyte glycoprotein-like, whose amino-acid sequence is MKVLVLCVILLQGSQHVSAVELYEGDSVLLPCDFYTFDLDDPTVVWSREDLRPSTVHQRQLEGDELTEQNQAYRGRTSMIADALDSGDLTLNLTNLQLSDSGSYTCTVRDPRMGQRRVGDVQLQVKERFPTWAIVLLSLLVLLVLAVSGGLLFHFRHYFMSVYKVEVASGVTSVQLPCKTTAHLPVDTKVEWTDKDKWIVHVYENGSDRPEDQHEFYSNRTKMNEDLLRTGDLSLTLKYPTDEDTNTYTCTVYSKKGDILMKKQVILDVRGDQRSVL